A stretch of DNA from Anopheles ziemanni chromosome 3, idAnoZiCoDA_A2_x.2, whole genome shotgun sequence:
TTCCGTTGCCCTGCTGCGGTTGGGTACCGGCACTTCCCCACTGGTACTCTCCGTCATCGTTGGTGGCCATGCGATTTTCGTAACCATGCCGATCCCAGACGGCCGTGGGCTCGGTGTGATGCTGTTTACCAGTGGCCTTGGTTGCTGAAGGAACGTTGAGCTTGAGGTTCGGCGGTACGGAGCCGTTATTATCGACGGTGAGTTCGAATTCTTCGCTCGGATGCTCCAGCGAACTGTGCGTGATCCCGTAGTAGAAGTACATGATCAGTCCTAGCGTCATCCAGACCGTGAAGCGCACCAGGGTTAGTATACTGAGCTTGAATATCAAGTAAATGTTGACCGTGATGGCAATGGTGGGGATGAATGGAAGTCCAGGAGTGAGGAACGATAGTGCGTAACTAAAAGAGAGATAAGAGTACCACCAGAAATTACCCAATGCTTGTCATTGTATGTTATATTATGCCACCAACCGATTCTGAGGTTGCCTGGAGATAACAATGAGTATGGTTATAATACTGAACACCAGAACGGTGTACGCCAGCGAGAAGAACGTCCCTGTCAGTCCGATTGCCATGAAGAGATCCAGCAGAAATATAAACACGTACATCAGTCCTACCAGTTTCGTCACGTACATTcctacaaaataaaacaaaaccatccctGTATTCCATTGCTAAAGCGTGGCCATTGGAGGCATTTACCGCTTTCGTGTGTCGCAGGTCCAGCCCTAACCCAGGGAAATAGTCCAGGACAAAGGTATGAATACTGTTGCAACTTGCGCCCTATGAAATCGCATCCCCAAAAGGAGAAAGGATTGGAGCTTCCTTGAGGGGCACCATGGACTGCACCTGAAAGGTAAAGAACCCAGTTAGAAGTCATGCAGAGTGTTTAGGTAACTCTCTGGGGGGAGTAAACTTTTACCGTAAAACTTATTCTCCGATCGATCAGAGACTAGGAACTGATCGTCGCGACCCATAAAGCCTTCAGGGCTTTCCTCGCCGAAACTGTCATCCGAATCGGGTGAACCGCGCGTAATTTTCTTCACCATTACGTTCGCCTTGACACGTTGCTGTACTGTCGGATCCGGGGTGCTCGGAGGTTGTGGAGTTCGTAGCTGAGCTGGCAGCAGATCCACCAGAGAAGTGCTGTGTGGCTGATAGCGTAGAATTAGGACGCAGGTCGAGACGAGCGTGTAGGCAAGCAGTGTTCCGATCGACATCATCTCCACCAGCACCTCCAGCTGCACTGTCAGGGCCACTAGGGATGCCGCTATGCCACTGCCGATGGTCGCAATCCCGGGGACGCCTGTTCGGGCCCATAGTTGAGCGAGCTGGCGAAACACCAGCCCATCCTGGGCCATGGCGTAGATGACACGGGGCATCGGGAACATGGAGCCGAACATGGCCACACTTAGGCCGGCCGTGGCACCAATGGCGACCAGCGCTCGGCACTTGGGAGCACCAACGTATGTCCACATCTGAACCAGCGCCGAACCGCTGTCGATGTGGTCGTAAGGAACTGtcaaagcaaaccaattgGAAACAGTCAACTGTTGCCCAGACGTGTAGGCTTGGCGCACTAGTGACGGAACTTACCAACGAGTGTTAGGATAAAGCTACTAGTGACATACACTATAAGAACGATCACCAACGAACCGACGATCGCTTTGGGTATGCTCTTCTGTGGATTGTGCGCCTCCTCGCCGGTCGTAGCTATGATATCGAACCCAATGAAAGCGTAGAAGCAGGTTGCGGCTCCGGTGAACACCTGGAAAATAGTCGAACCAAAATAGTCTTTAAACAAATCTATCCATGTTGAACTTACCCCACTCCAACCGAACGGTAGGAAACCCTCGTGCTCCGTCCAGGTGTTGGTGTCGACATAGAACAGGCCAGCGGTAAGGATAAACACCCATGACGCAAGATTCACCGTGTTGAGGACGTTATTAAACAGCACCGACTTGCTGGCCCCGAGAGCCAGGATGAACGTCATAACGAGCGTAATACCGAACGCGATGAAATCCGGTGGCCGTCCTGAGAGATGGTAAGTGTgtaaaaatgtatttggagtggaaaaatgaaacaaaagttttaaaataattgagcATAGAGCCAGAACGAATGGATGTGGCAGAAATTGGAAGAAATAGAAGCCAAAAGAATTAGAAGAGAAATTAAAATACTTCTCCACGCAATCTGATGGTGTAGGAAAAAGGCACGGAGTCgttcaaatgaaatgaaaacacccTTTTGGATCGTACGTACCGAATATGGTCCCCACTGAGGCTGCTATGCTCCTTCCTATGAAGCCGCCCGATAGCGAATCGAAACTGGCGCTAAGGGCACAGGCACATGCGCTCGTACCTGTTTTGCGGGAATCGGATTGTCATCGCCGTCGATGGTGGGCCACGTGTCGGAATGTTGCAGAACACGTCCGGGAAAAACACGGAAAATACATAAAGTCAGGTTGGAAATAGTCGAATTAATTTCGCTGTTTAATTGCATTGCGGGGGATCCGCGTGGGAATACAATTTAATTGAGATTTCGAACGATGCGCGCCCGCACCGATAGGTCCGTTGAAAATCCTGCCCAGTTGTCACAAAACACACGCTAGGGCGGACATTTTCGGGTCGGGGAGAAAATTAGCTTAAAAGCTCGCTTCGCTTATTGCACCGTGTGCCGACCACCCCTAGCAGGGGGTAGCAGCAGTAGCAATTAGTCACCGCCATGAGGTTGCATCTGTAGCATTTCCGCTTTATACTTAGTCACGTTTCGGCTTGACACGCCAGCACCATACCACGGGGTCCGACGTTTCATATTTCAGCTATTTTTACCAGGATCCGGCCGAAAGGGCGAAACATCGAGCTGCCATAGAGAACCGGCTTTCCTGTCACAACTCTGTGGTCAAGAGCCACTGTTCACAGTTATGGGCACTTGATGTGGGCTGTTGAGCAAACAAGAGTTGAGTCGAGATAAGAGGCGTTTTGTGGCGGTAGTGTATGGGTTTTGGCCAGTCAACGGGTTGTGTGGAATTGTGTCCAGACGGCCCCTTCCTGCGACAACTTCCTGCTGTCCTGAATGCCATTGAGCGGAAACTTTCCGGCGTGCAGGTCAAGGCGGCAACAGTTGCTAGTTCAGGCGAGGTGTTAATGGGTATGTTGGCCCTCGCCAGATACGACCATTGTGGGCAATGTACCAGCATCATCGTGCTCTTAATTTTATCGCACCAGGAAGTCCTGGCTCACAAGGCAAAGAAATTGgtaaagtaaatattttatcaccatcaccggccgatggttttcttttctccggtTCGATTTCTCATCTCGTAGCAGGCCAAGCCTATCAACAGCCTCTCATggagtttttccaccatccacCAAAGCGGGCCATGACAATCGGCTTTCGAGGTCGTATATTTTACCACATAAGTTGTCTTCATGGAGTGCTGATTGTGGTGGATAAGTCATCCAATATTCACACCACTTCTCCTACGATGCAACTGTGTtgcttgttcttcttcttcgtacTAAAATCGGTAACTGTTCAGAGGACCCTTTTGGATTGTAATACTCACCAATTAAATATTCTAATATCATATTCCATCCTATAACAAACGCTACGAACTCCCCGACGGAAACATAAGAATACATGTACGCGGATCCGGACGTATGTGGCACTCGAACACCGAACTCAGCATAACAGGCGCCTGGGGGAAAAGGGAGGTTGAGAGAGTCAAGTGTCATCGTTCGAGAACGGGAGCAGGCCCGGGACAGGGATACTCACCGGAAAATATACTAGCTACGGCGGCGATGAAAAAACTAAGCACTACCCCGGGACCGGCGATGTTCCGCGCGACCATTCCGGCCACCAGGTACATGCCCGTGCCGCAACAAGAGCCCACTCCT
This window harbors:
- the LOC131287736 gene encoding probable cationic amino acid transporter; its protein translation is MKFSIPMPGGGRGLALFSKLIRTKDLRKLQEEDPSSTKPKLTKCLTTLDLTSLGVGSCCGTGMYLVAGMVARNIAGPGVVLSFFIAAVASIFSGACYAEFGVRVPHTSGSAYMYSYVSVGEFVAFVIGWNMILEYLIGTSACACALSASFDSLSGGFIGRSIAASVGTIFGRPPDFIAFGITLVMTFILALGASKSVLFNNVLNTVNLASWVFILTAGLFYVDTNTWTEHEGFLPFGWSGVFTGAATCFYAFIGFDIIATTGEEAHNPQKSIPKAIVGSLVIVLIVYVTSSFILTLVVPYDHIDSGSALVQMWTYVGAPKCRALVAIGATAGLSVAMFGSMFPMPRVIYAMAQDGLVFRQLAQLWARTGVPGIATIGSGIAASLVALTVQLEVLVEMMSIGTLLAYTLVSTCVLILRYQPHSTSLVDLLPAQLRTPQPPSTPDPTVQQRVKANVMVKKITRGSPDSDDSFGEESPEGFMGRDDQFLVSDRSENKFYGAVHGAPQGSSNPFSFWGCDFIGRKLQQYSYLCPGLFPWVRAGPATHESGMYVTKLVGLMYVFIFLLDLFMAIGLTGTFFSLAYTVLVFSIITILIVISRQPQNRYALSFLTPGLPFIPTIAITVNIYLIFKLSILTLVRFTVWMTLGLIMYFYYGITHSSLEHPSEEFELTVDNNGSVPPNLKLNVPSATKATGKQHHTEPTAVWDRHGYENRMATNDDGEYQWGSAGTQPQQGNGNNAYSWNPNDTWGDRTIYDPPPQSTNIFQPPATSSSSTSSAGAGRQTSEVKKDGFGMFYNETVSYPTWDD